One Streptomyces sp. CG4 genomic window, GGGGTCTCCGCCAGACGGGAGAACTCCGTGATCAGACGCCGGGTGACCGAGGGGGCCAGGAGCGCCTCGCCCGAGGCCACCACCCTTACCCCGTCGGCCAGTTGGCGTGCCGAGGCGTCCTTCAGCAGAAAGCCGGAGGCTCCCGCCCGCAGTGCCTGGTACACATACTCGTCCAGGTCGAAGGTCGTCAGGACCAGCACCTTCGCCCCCTCGTCCGCGGCGACTATCTCGCGGGTCGCCTCGATGCCGTTCAGCTCCGGCATCCGGATGTCCATCAGGACGACGTCCGGGGCCAGTTCACGGACCCGCTCCACCGCCTCCCTTCCGTTGACGGCCTCGCCGACGACCTCGATGTCCGGCATCGCGTTCAGCAGGACCGAGAATCCCTCGCGGACCATCATCTGGTCGTCGGCTATCAGTACGCGGATGGTCATGCGTCCTCTTCGATCCCCGTGGGGGCCGGCACGGGCAGGAATACCGTCAGCTCGTAGCCACCGTCCTCCGTCGGGCCCGTCGTCATCTCGCCGTTCAGCATCGAGACCCGCTCCCGCATGCCCGTGATGCCGTGCCCGGCGCCCGGTGAGGGCTTGATGAGGTGCGGGGCGGGCGGCGGGCCGTTGACGATGCGCAGGCCCAGGCCGCCCAGGACATAGCCGATCTCCACACGGGCGCTCGCTCCCGGCGCGTGCCGCAGGGTGTTGCTGAGCGCCTCCTGGACTATTCGGTACGCCGACAGCTCCACGCCCGGCGGCAGTTCGCGCACCGCGCCGGTCACGGCCTTCTCCACGGTGAGGCCCGCCTCGCGCACATTGGCGAGCAGGCCGTCCAGGTCGGCGAGGGTCGGCTGCGGGGCGTCCGGCGCCGCGTAGTCCTCCGCCCGCACGACGCCGAGGACCCGGCGCAGCTCGGTCAGGGCCGCCACCGCGTTCTCCCGGATCGTGACGAACGCCTTCTCCAGCTCCTCCGGCGGGTTCTCCACCCGGTAGGGCGCGGCCTCCGCCTGGATGGCGACCACCGACATGTGATGGGCGACCACGTCGTGCAGCTCGCGGGCGATGGTCGTGCGCTCCTCCAGCAGGGTGCGGCGGGAGCGTTCGTGCTCGGTCACCGTCTGCTGGGCGGTCACCTCCTGCCGGGCCTCCCGGCGTATGTGCCAGACCGTGACGATCAGCAGGACCAGCGCCGACAGGAACAGCATCGGGCCGGTGTCGGTGTCGTACTCCCGGCCGAAGAGTGCCTCGGTGAAGAAGCCGTACAGCGCGGTCGCCAGCCACATCCAGGCGGCCGTGCGCGGGCGGGTGCGGATCGCCACGACGGTGAGCACCACCAGGTGGGAGATGAAGCTGCTCGGCAGCCACGGCCAGCTGCCCCAGGTGGTGCCGATGATCGCCGTGACCGTCGTCGCCACGAAGGACAGCCAGAGCGCACCTGTCGGACGCACCAGGGTCAGCAGCACCGGCAGCAACGCCATCAGCGCGCACAGCAGGGCTCTGAACCCCGCCTCGTTGTCCGCGAGGGCGACGAGCGCCGCCAGTGCTCCCGCGGCCGCCACCGTCGCATGCGGGGCCCACCGCGCCTTCTCCCGCATGCGGCTCGGCAGCCGGCGGGCCAGCGGGCCAGCCACGGACGCGGGGGGCAGGGGGCGGTAGGCGAAAACGTCCTCGAACAGGTCCTGCCGCAAGCCGCGCAGGGCGTCCGCGGCGAGCCGGAACTCCGGGCTGCGCGGCTGGCCGGGCGGGCCCGGCGGTGTCGTCTGCGTGTGCGTCGTCTCGGTCACATACAAAACGGTAGGCGTCCGCCGGGTCGCGGTCGTCACCTTGCAGAGGGGTCCTCGGGGATCCCTCTCAGGTACTACGGGTCGCCCCGCACGGGTGAGAGGGGCTGCTCCAGCGGTCACAGGGGATTCTTCGAGGGGTCAGCGGCCGCCGGGGCGGACCACGCCGGACTCGTAGGCGAAGACCGCCGCCTGGGTGCGGTCCCTGAGGCCCAGCTTCACCAGGATCCGGCCCACGTGCGTCTTCACGGTCTGCTCGGCCACCACCAGCCGCTCGGCGATCTCCGCGTTCGACAGGCCCTGCGCGATCAGCGCCAGCACCTCCGTCTCCCGTTCGGTGAGGTCGCCGACGCGCTGCTTGAGCGGGGCCCGGCGGCTGCCGTCCAGCCGGGAGAACTCGGCGATGAGCCGGCGGGTGATGCCGGGTGCGAGCAGGGCGTCGCCCGCGGCCACGACCCGTACCGCCTCGGCCAGCTTGTCCGCGGAGGCGTCCTTGAGCAGAAAGCCGGAGGCCCCGGCCCGCAGCGCCTCGTACACGTACTCGTCCAGGTCGAACGTGGTCAGCACCAGCACCTTGACGGCGGGATGCTCGACGGTGATCCGGCGGGTCGCCTCGATGCCGCCGAGTTCGGGCATCCGGATGTCCATCAGCACCACGTCCGGCGCCAGCTCGGCGGTCCGGGCGATCGCGTCCAGACCGTCCACCGCCTGCCCGATCACCTCGATGTCGGGCTGGGTGTTGAGCAGCACGGTGAAGCCCTGCCGGACCATCTGCTGGTCGTCGGCGATCAGTACGCGGATACTGCCGGCGCCGCTCGTCATGGGGTCTGTTCTCCTGTCGGGGCTCGGGGCCTGGGGCCCGGGGGTCTGGGCCTGGGGCCCTGGATTCTGGGCCTGGGCCTGGGGCTTGCGGGTCGGTGGGTATGGGGCGGGGCACGGTCAGGGCGGAGAGAGCGGCGCGGGGTCTGTCGCTTCGGGGGTGCCCCCGCGGGGGAGGAACGCCGTCACCAGGAAGCCGCCTTGCCGGGTCGGTTTCGCCTCGACCTGCCCGCCCAGCATCGCCGCGCGCTCCCGCATGCCCAGCAGGCCATGACCGCTGCCCGGGGACGGTGGCACCGGACGGCTGGGGCGGGTGTTGCTCACGCTGAGGTATATCCCGTTGGGCAGGTGGGCGATGTCCACTCGGACCTTCGCCCCCGGCGCGTGCCGCAGCACGTTGCTCAGCGCCTCCTGGACGATCCGGTACGCGGACAGTTCCACGCCCGGCGAGTAGCCGCGCGCATCCCCCTCCTCGGCCTTCACCACGTCCAGGCCGGCCGCCCTGGTGTTCTCCAGCAGGGCGTCCAGCCGGGCGAGGTTCGGCTGCGGGGCGTCGGGGGCCGGGCCGGTGCCGGGCGCGGACAGGCTAGGGGCGTCCTCGACGGTCTCCGGTTCGTCCGGGCTCTCGGAACGCAGCACGCCGAGCACGCGCCGCAGCTCGGTCAGGGCCTCCAGGGCATTGTTACGGATGCCCGCGAGGTTCTCCTTCAGCTCCTCCGAAGGGTTCTCCACCAGGTGGGGCGCCACCTGGGCCTGGATGGAGATCACCGACATGTGGTGGGCGACCACGTCGTGCAGTTCCCGGGCGATACGGCTGCGCTCCTCCAGGAGGGTGCGCCGGGCGCGCTCCTCCGCGGTGATCGTCGTCTGCTGGACCAGTTCGGTACGGGCCACGCTTCGGCTGCGCAGGGCGGCGCCGATGACGGCGGCCACGGCGAACAGGGCGAGGGCGACAGGTCCCGTCGCGGAGTACTTCTGCGCTCCGATGCCACCTTCGACGACGTAGGTCGTCAGGGCGGTCACGGCGAACGCCGCGAGGGTGCCGCGAGGGCGGACGCGCAGGGCGAGCAGCAGCAACACGGCCATGTGGGCGAGCAGAATGGGCGCGGCCCAGGGCCAGTTGGGGTTCACCAGCTCGGGAGAGGCCAGGTTCGGGCGGGCCAGCAGCGCGGTGACGGTGGCGGCCGCCAGGGACAGGGCGAAGGCGGGGACCGGACGCCATAGAGCCAGGATGACGGCGCCAGCCTGCAGAAACGTGCTCAGGAAGGCCACGGCGGTGGTGAAGCCGTAGCTGGTGGACAGCTCCTCGGCGCCGGCCAGGGCGATGCCGAGGGACACGTAGACGACGAGGGTGTACGTGAGGAGACGCAGCCAGCGGTACTTGGAGAAAGGGGGTGACTGGGGCGAGGGGTTTTCGCCCAGCCAGGCGCCGAGGCGGGCGGCACGGGACCGGGTGGCGGGGCCGGGCTCGGTCTCAGCCTCGGTATCGGCATCGGGCTCGGTATCGGGCTCGGACGGGGTCCGGGAGGCGGGTGAGGCCGCGCGCCCGGCGTCGCCGGGGTGGCTGGGGTGGCCGGGATCACCGGTCGGGTTCTCGGAGGCCGCGGACATCACGGACGTAACTCTAGGCATGGCGCGAGGACCTCGACGGGGGCACATGGCGGCGGATCACCCGCGACGCACGGTTCCGGGGACGGGCGGGGCCCTGCTCGTGGTGCCGGAAGGCCATCCAGCACAGGGCCAGGACCAGGGCGAAGACGGGGAGCCAGACGAGGCGGGACGCCACCCAGGCGACGGAGTCCGGCGATGTGTGCAGGCCGGGCAGCCGGCCGGCCGACAGGCCGGTCGCCGTGGTCGCCATCATGGCCGTCTGGTGCCACAGGAAGATGGTCATCGCGGAGAGGTTGACGAAGGCCGTCGCCGCCCAGACCACGGGCCGGGCCATCACGCGGCGCAGGCGGTCACGGAGCAGCAGGGCGAGGCCGCACTGGGCCAGGCCGAAGGTGACGGCCGCCAGGGTCGGCGGGTTGAGGTTGGAGATCGCCGCGCCCGGGACGCCGACCATGGACGCCGGGTAGCCCGCGCAGATGATCAGCAGGGCCGTGGCCGCCGTACCGCCCAGCAGCAGGACCCAGGCCGAGCGGCGGCTGCGCAGCTCGCCCCGGGCCCAGGCGGCGCCCAGCGCGTACGGGACCAGCCAGCCCGCCGCCACGTTCACCCAGCCGAGCCAGGACGGGCCGAGGTGCAGACCGAAGCGGATGACGTCCACGTGCAGGACGACGGCGAGCGGCCAGAGGGGGTTGAGGCGCGCGACGAGCGGGGTGACGGCCGTCAGCGCGGCGAAGACCACCAGGAACCACAGCGGGGACAGCGCCAGCTTGACCAGCGTGTGGATCGTGGACAGGGGCGCGCCGGTGAGGAGGAGGGTCACGGCCGCCACCGACCACAGACCGAGCAGTGCGGCCACCGGGCGCAGGAGGCGGGTCAGACGAGCGCGCAGCCAGGAGCCGTAGGTGTCTCCTCTGCCGCGGGCCGAGGCCAGACTGCGCGTCGCCACCTGGCCGCCCACCAGGAAGAACACGGCCAGCGTCTGGAACAGCCAGGAGACCGGGGCCAGCCAGGGCAGGTGCTGCAGCGGGCTCACCGTGTGCAGACCGCCGTCTCCCGCGACCAGCGCCGTCACCAGCCAGTGGCCGAGGACCACACCGAGGATCGCGAGGGCGCGAAGGGCGTCGATCGCGCGGTCCCGGGATGCGGGGGTGGCGGCGTCGACCTGGCGGGCGGCTTCGCAAAGGGCGTGGCGGGCAGTGGCGGGAGTGAAGGGGAGGCGAGTGCGGCGGCGCGTGCCGCGCGGGGTGGTGGTGGAAGTAGGGGTGGGAGTGGGGGCGAAGGCTGCCGGGCCAGTGTGGTGAGGAGGGGTACGGCGGATACGGCGGGTGCTTGCGGTCAGCTCAGTCACGGGTCACCTCCGAGGTCTCGCCGAGGGTGATCCGGGCCAGGTTGGCGAGGGAGGCCGAGCCCGGGGTGAAGTAGCCGCTGTGGTCGGCGTCGGCCGCGTCGAAGACCCGGGCGCCGAAGGGGCGGGAGACCGGGTCGGTGCCGAAGCCGATGGTGGTGCCGAAGAGGGTGGCGCTGGTGTGCGGGAGGTGCCGGATCCAGTCGTCGCTGCCGCGGGCCGCCCAGATGCGGGCGTGGGTGTGCAGGGCCGCGGCGGCGTCCGCACCGGTGCCGGGGCTGCCAACCAGGGCGATGTCGTCCGCGTCCAGGCCGGGGGCAGCGCGGCCGCAGACCACCGTGCCGTAGGAGTGGCAGAGCAGGGATATGTGCGCCTGCGGCCGGGTCGCGGCACGCAGGTCGCGTATGAAGGTGCGCAGGTGGGGGGCGGCTTCGTCGGCGCGGGTGGTCGTGGTGACCGTGGTGCTGACCGTGGCCGGGGGTTCGTAGCCGAGCCAGGCGACGACGGCGGCGGCGCTGGTGCTGGTGCCCTTGGGTGCGCGGTGGGTGAGGTCTGCGTACAGGGCCGCGGCGGCCTTGTGGAAGCGGGCGTAGGTGTCCAGGGAGGTGTCCGAGCCGGGGACCAGGACCGCGATGTGGTCGGCGTGGGCGAGGTCGCCGAGGACCTCCGTGGCCTGGCCGGCGCCTCGGCCGTCGAAGGTGAGGAGGTTTCGGGACGGGGCGGCCAGAGCCTGGTCGGCGGCGGCGCGGTGGGGGTCGCCGTGGGTGGCGGCCATGTGGGCTGCGCGGGTGGCGTTGGCTCGGTTGGCCTCGTACGTGGTGTGGAGGGTGGTGGCTGTGAGTGGGGGGAGCGATGCGGGGGTGGGGGCGGGGATCTGAGGGCGGGCCGCGCCGGAGAGGGGGGCGGCGATGGCTGCGGTGAGGAGGGTGGCGAGGAGGGTGCGGCGCCATGTGTGGCTGCGGGGGGTGTGGGGGGCGTGAGAGGCGTGGGGGGCGTGGGGCGCCTTCGGCGGGATTCGGTTTCCCACCCGCACCACCCGTGACAGTTTCGTCGTCGAGTGCGGGTGGCCCCCTCGGGACGGAATCGCCGTCGGCGGCTGCGGGTCCGGGGAGAGGACATCGGTGCCTGTCGGCGGCTGCGGGGCGGAGGAAGGGGATTCGGAGGAATCGGTGTTCGTGGGCTGGTGCCGGGCTTGGGAGAGGGGGGTTGTGCTGGAGGAGGGCGCGTGGGAGTGGCCCATGGTCGGGTTCCTTTCAGATGGCCCGGCCGTCGGGCTTCTCTGAGAAGGAAATTAGGGATCTGGGCCTGTCGTCGGCGTCCCGCCAGGGAGCCGTTCTGCGGGGTAGCTCTCAGGTATTACGGGTATCACCTGAGCCGGCCCGGACGGGTCGGACTGCCGCCGTCACCACGCCAGTTGGGCGATCTCCTCCGCCACCACCGCGCACGCGTCCGCCGCCGGGTCGATCAACGGGAAGTGGCCCACGTCCTCCAGCAGTGTCAGGCCCACCACCTCGCCCGCCTTCGCCGCCGCGTCCGCGTACGACTCGGCCACCGTATGCGGTACCACCACGTCCGTGCGCCCCTGGACCAGCGTCGTCGCGATGCCCGTCGGAAGGAGGAGGACGGGGTCGGCGTACGGGCGGCGCTCGGCGAACGTGTCCTGGCCGCCGAGGAGTTGCAGGCTCGCGTTGCCGCAGACGTCCAGCTTCTCGGCCACCTCGAAGTCCGCGATCGGGGCGAGGGCGACGACGCCGCGCAGCAGGGCGGGCTGGGTGGTGCGCCAGGCGGCGTCCGCGGGCAGGACGTGGCGGGCCGCGGCCCACAGCGCGAGGTGGCCGCCGGCCGAGTGGCCCGTCAACACCGTGCGGCGGGGGTCGGCCTGCGGGAGCGCCTCTCGGACCAGCGCGGGCAGGGCGTCCAGCGCCGCCGCGACGTCGTCGAAGGTTTCCGGCCAGCGGCCCGCCGGAGGGGTGGCGTCACCCGGGTCCTGCTCTTGCTCCTGCTTCTGCTTCTGCTTCTGCTTCTGCTTCTGCTTCTGCTCGGGGATCAACGGATCGCCGCCGCGTCGGTACTCGACGTTGGCCACCGCGAAGCCCCTGCGGGCCAGATAGTCCGCGAACGGTGTGATGTGGCGGCGGTCGTAGCGGGCACGCCAGGCGCCGCCGTGCAGGACGACCACCAGGGGAACGGGGGACTCCGAGGTGGTTCGGGGAGCGTAGAAGTCGATCACCTGGTCGGGGTGGGTGCCGTACGCGGAGGTGGCGTCGGGGTCGACCGCGGCGTGCGAGAAGGCCGAATCCTCTTCGGCGGCGGCGCGGGCTGCTGCGGCGGCGTCGTCCGGCATGCTCCAACCTCTCAGCGATGGAACGTGTTTGGCGTGTGGCGGACCAGGTGAGGAATTTTCGTTCGCCGTTGGCGGGACGGTATCAGGCCAGTCATGCGCGGGGGCATGGGGATGTGACGCAGGGTCAGGAGTAAACGGTTCTGCGCCGGGGGCGGGGAGCGCCGGGCGGGGGCTGGGCGGGGGTGGGGTCGCTCACCGGAGCCGCCGCCCCACCCACGACCCCACCGCGCGACCCCGCCCCCGCCCCTCCCCTACGTCAGTTCCTCGCTCAGGATCCGGGCCGCTCGCTCGGTTTCGGTGAAGGTGACGTACAGCGGGGTGAAACCGAAGCGGAGGATGTCGGGATGGCGGAAGTCGCCTACGACACCCCGGGCGATCAGGCGGCGCATCACGTCACCGGCGTCCGGGCAGCGCAGGGCGATCTGGCTGCCGCGTTCCTCGTGGCGCTCGGGGGTCGCCGACTCGACGCGGCCCGGTTCGGTGTACGCCCGCACGCAGCGCAGGAAGAAGTCGGTCAGCGCGAGGGACTTGGCGCGGACGGCGGCGACGGAGACGCCGTCCCAAACGTCCAGGGCCGCCTCCAGGGCCAGCATGGACAGGATGTCCGGGGTGCCCACGCGGCCGCGCAGCGCACCCGGTGCCGGGGCGTACGACGGGCTCATGCCGAAGGGATCGGCGTGGGAGTTCCAGCCGGGCAGGGGGGAGTCGAAGCGGGGTTGCAGGTCCCTGCGGACGTAGAGGTACGCCGGTGAACCGGGGCCGCCGTTCAGGTACTTGTAGGTGCAGCCGATCGCCAGGTCGACCCCGTGCTGGTCCAGGCCCACCTCCAGGGCGCCCGCGCTGTGGCACAGGTCCCAGACGGACACGGCCCCCGCCTCGTGGATCGCGGCCGTCAGGGACGGCAGGTCGTGCAGGCGGCCGGTGCGGTAGTCGACGTGGTTCAGCAGGACGGCCGCCGTGCGGTCGGTCAGGGCTGCGGGGACCTCCGCCGGAGTCACCGGGCGCAGGGTGCGGCCGGTCAGGCGGGCCGCCGACTCGGCGATGTAGCCGTCCGTGGGGAAGGTCGTCGCGTCGACCAGGATCTCGGTCCGGGTGTCGGCCGACATCCGGACCGCCGCCACAAGTGCCTTGAACACGTTGACACTTGTGGAGTCGCCCACGACGATCTGCCCGGCCGCCGCGCCGACCAGCGGGGCGATCCGGTCGCCGATCCGCTCGGGCGCGGTCCACCAGCCGCTCTCGTCCCAGGAGCGGATGCGCAGTTCGCCCCACTGGCGGCGGACCACGTCGGCCACGCGGTCGGGGACGTGGGCAGGGAGCGCGCCGAGCGAGTTGCCGTCCAGGTAGACGACGCCGTCCGTGACGAAGCGGTCCCTGAGCGGTGCCAGGTCGTCCGCCGCGTCCAACTTCTCTGCTTGCAGGGCCAGTTCAGAGAGTGCCGAGTCAGACATGGGACCTCGCCGTCCACAGCTCCGGGAAGACGTTCTTGCGGGCGCGCTTCTCCAGCCAGGCCACGCCGGCCGAGCCGCCCGTGCCGGGCTTGGCGCCCATCGCACGGCGGGTGGCGACCAGATGGTCGTTGCGCCAGCGCCAGACCAGTTCGGCCACGTCGGTCAACGCCTCGCCCAGGCGGGCGAGTTCGCTGTCCTGGTCGGCAGAGTAGATCGCGGTCCAGGCGGACTCGACGGCGTCGTCGGCGTCGTAGCGCCGGGAGACGTCCCGGTTCAGGACGGACTCGGGGATCGCGTGGCCGCGGCGCGCGAGGAGGTGGACGACCTCGTCGTACAGGCTCGGCTCGTGCAGCGCCTTCTCCAGTTCCGCGTGGGCGCGCGGGGCGCCGCGGTGCGGGACGAGCATGGACGCGGACTTCTCGCCGAGCAGGAACTCCATACGGCGGTACATCGCCGACTGGAAGCCGGAGCCCTCGCCGAGGGCGGAGCGGTAGGAGTTGAACTGGGCGGGAGTGAGCTGGCCGAGCGGCTTCCAGGAGGCGTTCAGGGCCTCCAGTTCCCGTACGGAGCGCTTGAGCGCGGCGACGGCGGTCGGGACGTCGTCCGAGCGGAGGGCGTTCGCGGCGGTCTCCCACTCGTGCACGATCACCGTGAACCACAGTTCCATGACCTGGGTGGTGACCAGGAAGACCATCTCTCCGGGGTCGTCGGAGAGGGTGTGCTGGAGGTGGGTGAGGACGTCCGCTCTGACGTAGTCCTCGTACGGCGTCGTGCCCGCGAAGTCGAGGTTCGGGTCGAGGGTGCCGTCGGGGGTCTGTGCGAGATGCGGGGTCTCGGGCTCAGCGGCCTGGAGAGGGGGTTGAGCCTGTTGGGACATCGCTGTCTCCTGTTGTTACTCCGGGTAGCGGTCCGCCCCTGCCGATTCCGGCACGGGGGCCCCGGTCCCCAAGCGGAATCCTCCGCAATCCCACCGGATACGGCAAGGCCCGTCTGCTGCCAGACGGGCCACACCGGGGACTCCCGTAGGGGGCGGCCCAGGATCAGTCCGGGGTCAGCCCAGGGTCAGCCCGAGGTCAGCCCAGGGTCTGGGCGGCCGTCGGCGAGGAGTCCCTCAGGAACTGGGCGCAGCGCTCGTGCTCCTCCTGCTCGCCGATCGCCTGCGCGGCGCGGGCGAGGGCGTGCAGGGCGCGCAGGAAGCCGCGGTTGGGCTCGTGCTCCCAGGGGACCGGGCCGTGGCCCTTCCACCCGCTGCGGCGCAGGGCGTCGAGCCCGCGGTGGTAGCCCGTACGGGCGTAGGCGTACGACTCCACGACCGCGCCGCGCTCGAACGCCTCGTCGGCCAGCTGGGCCCAGGCGAGGGAGGAGGTGGGGTACTTGGCGGCGACGTCCGCGGGGGCGGTGCCGGCCGCGAGGAGTTCGCGGGGCTCCGGGTCGTCGGGGAGGTGGGTCGGGGGCGGGCCGCCGAGGAGGTTTTCATGAATCGTCATGAGGTCCAGTCTGGCTCACGTGGCGCCGCGCTGTGCTGGTGCCGTGTGCGGGCAGCGGCACTGTGAAGCCGACGGCGCCGCAACGCCCAGGCCCCTACCGCCCCCGCCCCTCCAGCGGCGGAGCCGTCACGCTGCCATGGGTGCGGCATTCCGGGCGACGGCACCCCGGGGCCGGCCGGCGGACCAGTGTGAAGGCCAGGGCCGAGCCCAGCAGCAGCACCCCCGCGCACAGGGGCATCGCCCGGTCGAACGCCGCGTTGAAAGCCGGCGCGGAGCGATACGCCTCGGGGCCCATCCCCGCGAGCAGCGGCAGCGCCGCGACCGCGATCAGGCCCGCCGCCCGGGCCGCCGCGTTGTTGATGCCGCTGGCCAGGCCCGCGCGGGCGGTACCCACCGAAGCCAGGACCGTGGCCGTCAGCGGGGCGACGAGCGTGACCATGCCGGCGCCCATGACCAGGACGGCCGGCAGGACGTCCGTCAGATAGCCGGCGTGCGGGCCCACCCGGAGCATCAGCAGCATCGCCGCCGCGCAGAGGAGAGGGCCGGCGGTCAGGGGCAGGCGGGGGCCCGTGCGGTCCGCCAGGGCACCGGAGCGGGCCGAGAACAGCAGCATCAGGACCGTCGTCGGCAGCAACGCCGTGCCGGCCGCCAGGGGTGAGTAGCCCGCCACCACCTGCAGTTGCAGCGCGGTGAGGAAGAAGAAGCCGCCGAACGCCGCGTACACGCACACGGTGACCAGGTTGACGGCGGTGAACTGGCGGGAGGCGAAGATGTCCGGTGGGAGCATCGGGTCCGGGCGGTGCCGTTCGACGTACACGAAGGCCACCGCCGCCGCCAGGCCCGCGACCGCGGTCAACGCCACCACCAGCGAACCGGCCCTCGCCTCGATCAGCGCGTATGTCAGCAGAGCCAGGGCCAGGGCGCCCAGCGCCGCGCCCAGCGCGTCGAAGCGGGCGTGCTCACCGCCGTCCTCCGACTCCGGGACGTGCCGCAGCGCCACCGGGACGCAGAGCAGCGCCACCGGGACGTTCAGCAGGAACACCCAGCGCCAGCCGGGGCCGGCCACGAGCCAGCCGCCCAGGAACGGGCCGACCGCCGCGCCGATCCCCCCGAAGCCGGACCACAGGCCCACCGCCCGGCTCCGGTCGTCGGGATGGAACGAGGCCTGGATGATCGCCAGCGATCCCGGAGTCAGCAGCGCGCCGCCGATGCCCTGCAGTGCCCGCGCGGCGATCAGCATCGCGGAATTCACCGCCAGCCCGCACAGCAGGGACGCCGCCGCGAACCACACCACGCCCAGCACGAAGATCTTCCGGCGGCCGTAGTGGTCCCCCAGCGAGCCGCCCAGCAGGATCAGACCGGCCAGCGTGACCATGTACGCGTTGACCGTCCACTGCAGCGCGGCGAGGCTCGCGCCCAGGTCGCGGCCGATGCGCGGCAGCGCCACATTGACGACGGTCGAGTCCAGCAGGGCCATGCTGGAGCCGAGGACCGTGCTGAGCAGGATCCACTTGCCCTGGGACGAAGCCAGCCGGACATCGGGCATGCCCCCAGGTATACAGCCGCGCAAGGGAAAAGGCGCGGGCCCGGCGACTTGGACAAGTCACCGGGCCCGCCACAGACGTCGTACGACGCCTTACGTGATGCAGACGTCGTACAACTGCCTTACTTGATCTTGTTGCCCGCCGAGCGCAGGTTCTGCGTGGCCTCGACGACACGCGCGGCCATCGACCCCTCGGCCAGCTTGCCCCAGGTGCGCGGGTCGTAGGCCTTCTTGTTGCCGACCTCGCCGTCGACCTTCAGGACGCCGTCGTAGTTCTGGAACATGTGGGCCGCGACAGGGCGGGTGAAGGCGTACTGGGTGTCCGTGTCGAGGTTCATCTTCACGACGCCGTTCTCCAGCGCGGTCAGGATCTCCTGCTCGGTGGAGCCGGAGCCGCCGTGGAAGACGAAGTCGAACGGGGACTGCTTGCCGAACTTGGCGGCGACGCCGTCGTTCAGCTCCTTCAGCAGGTCGGGGCGGAGCACGACGTTGCCCGGCTTGTACACGCCGTGCACGTTGCCGAAGGAGGCGGCCAGC contains:
- a CDS encoding response regulator transcription factor, producing the protein MTIRVLIADDQMMVREGFSVLLNAMPDIEVVGEAVNGREAVERVRELAPDVVLMDIRMPELNGIEATREIVAADEGAKVLVLTTFDLDEYVYQALRAGASGFLLKDASARQLADGVRVVASGEALLAPSVTRRLITEFSRLAETPRLIPAAHASYGELTERETEVLVLIAKGLSNAEIAERLVVAESTIKTHVSRILVKLGLRDRTQAAVFAYEARLVTPG
- a CDS encoding histidine kinase, with amino-acid sequence MTETTHTQTTPPGPPGQPRSPEFRLAADALRGLRQDLFEDVFAYRPLPPASVAGPLARRLPSRMREKARWAPHATVAAAGALAALVALADNEAGFRALLCALMALLPVLLTLVRPTGALWLSFVATTVTAIIGTTWGSWPWLPSSFISHLVVLTVVAIRTRPRTAAWMWLATALYGFFTEALFGREYDTDTGPMLFLSALVLLIVTVWHIRREARQEVTAQQTVTEHERSRRTLLEERTTIARELHDVVAHHMSVVAIQAEAAPYRVENPPEELEKAFVTIRENAVAALTELRRVLGVVRAEDYAAPDAPQPTLADLDGLLANVREAGLTVEKAVTGAVRELPPGVELSAYRIVQEALSNTLRHAPGASARVEIGYVLGGLGLRIVNGPPPAPHLIKPSPGAGHGITGMRERVSMLNGEMTTGPTEDGGYELTVFLPVPAPTGIEEDA
- a CDS encoding response regulator — encoded protein: MTSGAGSIRVLIADDQQMVRQGFTVLLNTQPDIEVIGQAVDGLDAIARTAELAPDVVLMDIRMPELGGIEATRRITVEHPAVKVLVLTTFDLDEYVYEALRAGASGFLLKDASADKLAEAVRVVAAGDALLAPGITRRLIAEFSRLDGSRRAPLKQRVGDLTERETEVLALIAQGLSNAEIAERLVVAEQTVKTHVGRILVKLGLRDRTQAAVFAYESGVVRPGGR
- a CDS encoding sensor histidine kinase; this translates as MSAASENPTGDPGHPSHPGDAGRAASPASRTPSEPDTEPDADTEAETEPGPATRSRAARLGAWLGENPSPQSPPFSKYRWLRLLTYTLVVYVSLGIALAGAEELSTSYGFTTAVAFLSTFLQAGAVILALWRPVPAFALSLAAATVTALLARPNLASPELVNPNWPWAAPILLAHMAVLLLLALRVRPRGTLAAFAVTALTTYVVEGGIGAQKYSATGPVALALFAVAAVIGAALRSRSVARTELVQQTTITAEERARRTLLEERSRIARELHDVVAHHMSVISIQAQVAPHLVENPSEELKENLAGIRNNALEALTELRRVLGVLRSESPDEPETVEDAPSLSAPGTGPAPDAPQPNLARLDALLENTRAAGLDVVKAEEGDARGYSPGVELSAYRIVQEALSNVLRHAPGAKVRVDIAHLPNGIYLSVSNTRPSRPVPPSPGSGHGLLGMRERAAMLGGQVEAKPTRQGGFLVTAFLPRGGTPEATDPAPLSPP
- a CDS encoding acyltransferase gives rise to the protein MDALRALAILGVVLGHWLVTALVAGDGGLHTVSPLQHLPWLAPVSWLFQTLAVFFLVGGQVATRSLASARGRGDTYGSWLRARLTRLLRPVAALLGLWSVAAVTLLLTGAPLSTIHTLVKLALSPLWFLVVFAALTAVTPLVARLNPLWPLAVVLHVDVIRFGLHLGPSWLGWVNVAAGWLVPYALGAAWARGELRSRRSAWVLLLGGTAATALLIICAGYPASMVGVPGAAISNLNPPTLAAVTFGLAQCGLALLLRDRLRRVMARPVVWAATAFVNLSAMTIFLWHQTAMMATTATGLSAGRLPGLHTSPDSVAWVASRLVWLPVFALVLALCWMAFRHHEQGPARPRNRASRVIRRHVPPSRSSRHA
- a CDS encoding alpha/beta hydrolase, whose amino-acid sequence is MGNRIPPKAPHAPHASHAPHTPRSHTWRRTLLATLLTAAIAAPLSGAARPQIPAPTPASLPPLTATTLHTTYEANRANATRAAHMAATHGDPHRAAADQALAAPSRNLLTFDGRGAGQATEVLGDLAHADHIAVLVPGSDTSLDTYARFHKAAAALYADLTHRAPKGTSTSAAAVVAWLGYEPPATVSTTVTTTTRADEAAPHLRTFIRDLRAATRPQAHISLLCHSYGTVVCGRAAPGLDADDIALVGSPGTGADAAAALHTHARIWAARGSDDWIRHLPHTSATLFGTTIGFGTDPVSRPFGARVFDAADADHSGYFTPGSASLANLARITLGETSEVTRD
- a CDS encoding alpha/beta hydrolase gives rise to the protein MPDDAAAAARAAAEEDSAFSHAAVDPDATSAYGTHPDQVIDFYAPRTTSESPVPLVVVLHGGAWRARYDRRHITPFADYLARRGFAVANVEYRRGGDPLIPEQKQKQKQKQKQKQEQEQDPGDATPPAGRWPETFDDVAAALDALPALVREALPQADPRRTVLTGHSAGGHLALWAAARHVLPADAAWRTTQPALLRGVVALAPIADFEVAEKLDVCGNASLQLLGGQDTFAERRPYADPVLLLPTGIATTLVQGRTDVVVPHTVAESYADAAAKAGEVVGLTLLEDVGHFPLIDPAADACAVVAEEIAQLAW